A genomic stretch from Bdellovibrionota bacterium includes:
- the tig gene encoding trigger factor, with amino-acid sequence MKPTVENVSKLERKMSFQIPPEEVAKAFEKSYRELQKNVEIKGFRKGKVPMTKVKELYGDRAQSNVIQSLVEENFFKALDESNLDPINQPQLDMKPLEEGKPFTFSLTFEVHPEVVLKKYEGLEVQKEKLNLDTSHVDKTLENIRKNQAQTVTVLEDRPAQMGDVAIVNFDGSVDGAPLEGGKGENHPLELGSKSFIEGFEEAVVGMKVGSEKTAHLKFPETYHVAAIAGKPVEFKIKLNEIKKHELPELNSEFVEKIGFKTLEDLRAAILKDYTTSEEKRIQEDFKNRLLKELTLANPMEVPTTLLDRQKEALKQDMHQRMGQMGMNEEQFKDYASKWDSDFAETATFIVQSSYLVNKIADQEKLNASSEDVNKKIEFYIKQTGIEEARVKQIYDQPENRKRLMNTITEEKVIEFITSKAKVNEVPKEKLKDIK; translated from the coding sequence ATGAAACCTACGGTTGAAAATGTGTCTAAGTTAGAAAGAAAAATGTCTTTCCAAATCCCACCTGAAGAGGTAGCAAAAGCTTTTGAGAAGTCATATAGAGAGCTTCAAAAAAACGTGGAAATCAAAGGATTCAGAAAAGGCAAAGTTCCAATGACGAAAGTTAAAGAACTTTATGGCGATAGAGCACAATCCAACGTCATTCAATCTCTCGTAGAGGAAAATTTCTTCAAAGCGCTTGATGAGTCAAACCTAGATCCAATCAATCAACCGCAGTTGGACATGAAACCTCTTGAAGAAGGAAAGCCTTTCACGTTCTCTCTCACTTTCGAAGTTCATCCTGAAGTCGTACTGAAAAAATATGAAGGTTTAGAAGTTCAAAAAGAAAAACTAAACCTAGACACTTCACATGTTGATAAAACACTAGAAAATATCCGAAAAAACCAAGCGCAAACCGTGACAGTCTTAGAAGACCGTCCGGCACAGATGGGCGATGTGGCCATTGTGAACTTTGATGGATCTGTTGATGGCGCACCACTTGAAGGCGGAAAAGGCGAAAACCATCCTCTGGAATTAGGTTCAAAATCTTTTATCGAAGGATTTGAAGAGGCCGTAGTTGGTATGAAAGTTGGCTCTGAGAAGACAGCACACTTGAAATTCCCAGAAACTTATCATGTTGCTGCAATTGCTGGAAAGCCAGTTGAGTTCAAAATAAAATTGAACGAAATAAAAAAACACGAATTACCAGAGTTGAATTCTGAATTCGTAGAAAAAATTGGCTTTAAAACTTTAGAAGATCTCAGAGCAGCAATTCTAAAAGATTACACCACTAGCGAAGAAAAAAGAATTCAAGAAGATTTCAAAAATCGTCTTTTAAAAGAATTAACTTTGGCAAATCCAATGGAAGTCCCAACGACACTTTTGGATAGACAGAAGGAAGCCTTGAAGCAAGACATGCACCAGAGAATGGGACAAATGGGCATGAATGAAGAGCAATTCAAAGATTACGCATCGAAGTGGGATAGCGATTTTGCGGAGACAGCAACTTTTATCGTGCAGTCTAGCTACCTTGTAAATAAAATTGCCGATCAAGAAAAATTAAATGCTTCGAGCGAAGATGTGAATAAGAAAATCGAATTCTACATCAAGCAAACTGGAATCGAAGAAGCAAGAGTAAAACAAATCTACGATCAACCAGAAAACCGCAAAAGATTAATGAACACCATCACAGAAGAAAAAGTGATTGAGTTCATCACCTCCAAAGCAAAAGTGAATGAAGTTCCGAAAGAAAAACTAAAAGATATTAAGTAG
- a CDS encoding S41 family peptidase — translation MKKWKWLLLVVGIFVITEIISRSDMKSYAEEKYKDLQIFAKVLNLIQRYYVEDVDAAKLIQGGIKGMLSELDPHTNYLPPDIFKEFQDETSGEFGGFGIEISVQDEILTIISPIEDTPAWNAGLKAGDKIVTINGESTKGLSLVEAAQRMKGKMGEVIHLGIMRKDFDKSKIFDVKRGTVRIKSVKSTDMLDGYLYVRLTSFIENTHSDYDRIAKAHIQKYGKIKGLIIDLRNNPGGLLDQAVKMADTFLDEGTIVSTMGRDPKQKEVIEAKKDKESDDFPMILVLNEYSASASEILAGALQDNNRALVLGQRSFGKGSVQSVVKLGDGSGLKLTVARYYTPKGTEIQAEGIKPDITVDDVDPEAYEKALVKRNVKRESDINRHLKGKTERTNIVKAPQVGTLSGRDELLSKDFQIAQAFNYLKASRVFRKAEGSSPNPPATLKK, via the coding sequence ATGAAAAAATGGAAGTGGTTACTGCTCGTAGTTGGAATTTTTGTGATAACGGAAATCATTTCCCGATCAGATATGAAGTCTTATGCAGAAGAAAAATATAAAGACCTTCAGATCTTTGCGAAAGTTTTAAATCTTATACAGCGTTACTATGTGGAAGATGTGGATGCAGCCAAACTCATTCAAGGTGGTATCAAGGGCATGCTCAGCGAGCTTGATCCGCATACTAACTATTTACCTCCAGATATTTTTAAAGAATTTCAAGACGAAACAAGTGGAGAATTTGGCGGTTTTGGTATTGAAATCAGCGTTCAGGACGAAATCCTCACTATCATTTCTCCAATCGAAGATACACCTGCGTGGAATGCGGGTCTCAAAGCTGGCGACAAAATTGTCACTATCAATGGCGAATCCACAAAAGGCTTAAGCCTCGTTGAAGCAGCTCAGAGAATGAAGGGCAAAATGGGCGAAGTGATTCACCTAGGTATTATGAGAAAAGATTTTGATAAATCCAAAATCTTTGACGTAAAAAGAGGAACCGTCCGTATTAAATCTGTAAAATCAACGGACATGCTAGATGGATATCTGTATGTCCGCCTTACAAGTTTCATAGAAAATACGCATTCTGATTACGATAGAATTGCAAAAGCTCACATTCAAAAATATGGGAAGATCAAGGGACTCATTATTGACTTAAGGAACAATCCGGGAGGATTGCTGGATCAAGCAGTAAAGATGGCAGATACCTTCTTGGATGAGGGAACTATCGTCAGCACTATGGGAAGAGATCCAAAACAAAAAGAAGTGATCGAAGCTAAAAAAGACAAAGAGTCAGATGATTTCCCAATGATTTTGGTATTGAATGAATATTCAGCAAGTGCCAGCGAAATTTTGGCGGGCGCACTTCAAGACAATAACAGAGCGCTCGTTCTTGGCCAAAGAAGTTTTGGCAAAGGTTCTGTACAATCTGTTGTAAAACTCGGTGATGGTTCGGGCTTAAAATTAACGGTCGCAAGATACTACACGCCTAAAGGAACAGAGATCCAAGCCGAGGGAATCAAGCCTGACATCACTGTTGACGATGTTGATCCAGAGGCGTACGAAAAAGCTTTAGTGAAAAGAAATGTAAAAAGAGAATCAGATATTAATCGTCATCTAAAAGGAAAAACAGAGAGAACAAACATTGTAAAAGCTCCGCAAGTGGGAACTTTAAGTGGCAGAGACGAGTTGCTAAGTAAAGACTTCCAAATAGCACAAGCCTTCAACTATTTAAAGGCATCAAGAGTATTTAGAAAAGCAGAAGGATCGTCACCCAATCCTCCGGCAACACTTAAGAAATAA